From a single Sporolituus thermophilus DSM 23256 genomic region:
- the hemB gene encoding porphobilinogen synthase yields MTNPFIRPRRLRVSEGIRRLVRETELNAGDFVYPLFVVPGDNVKREIPSLPGNYHLSPDMVVAAAREAYTLGIPAVLVFGLPEYKDGQGSSAWDATSPVQQAIRRIKQALPDLVVISDVCLCQYTDHGHCGLVRDGRIDNDSTLELLARVALSHAEAGADMVAPSDMMDGRVRAIRDALDGAGFSEVSVMSYAAKYASAFYGPFRDAANSAPQFGDRRTYQMDPANAREALREVALDVDEGADIVMVKPALAYLDIIRQVTDSFDLPVACYNVSGEYAMVKAAAAKGWIDERRVVLELLLGMKRAGADIIITYHALDAVRWLKGE; encoded by the coding sequence ATGACTAACCCGTTCATCCGGCCGCGCCGTCTGCGCGTATCTGAAGGCATCCGCCGCCTGGTGCGCGAGACCGAACTAAACGCCGGCGACTTTGTGTACCCGCTGTTTGTGGTGCCTGGCGACAATGTGAAACGCGAAATACCGTCCCTGCCGGGCAATTATCATCTTTCGCCCGATATGGTCGTGGCGGCGGCACGCGAAGCTTATACCCTGGGCATTCCGGCCGTACTGGTTTTTGGGCTGCCGGAATACAAAGATGGGCAAGGGTCCAGCGCCTGGGATGCCACGAGCCCTGTCCAGCAGGCCATCCGCCGCATCAAACAGGCGCTGCCCGACCTGGTGGTGATCAGCGACGTCTGTCTCTGCCAGTATACCGACCATGGCCACTGCGGCCTGGTGCGGGACGGGCGCATCGACAATGATTCTACGTTGGAGCTTCTGGCCCGGGTGGCTCTCAGCCACGCCGAGGCCGGCGCCGACATGGTGGCGCCCTCGGATATGATGGACGGCCGGGTGCGGGCGATTCGCGATGCGCTTGACGGCGCCGGCTTCAGTGAGGTGTCGGTCATGTCTTATGCGGCGAAATACGCGTCGGCGTTCTACGGTCCCTTCCGCGACGCCGCCAATTCGGCGCCCCAGTTCGGCGACCGCCGTACCTATCAGATGGATCCGGCCAACGCCCGGGAAGCGCTCCGGGAAGTAGCGCTGGACGTTGATGAGGGCGCCGATATTGTCATGGTTAAACCGGCTTTGGCTTATCTCGATATCATTCGCCAGGTCACGGATAGTTTCGACCTGCCGGTGGCCTGCTATAATGTGAGCGGCGAATACGCCATGGTCAAGGCCGCGGCTGCCAAGGGCTGGATTGACGAACGGCGCGTCGTCCTGGAACTGCTGCTGGGCATGAAGCGGGCCGGCGCGGATATCATTATTACTTACCACGCCTTGGACGCCGTGCGCTGGCTAAAAGGCGAGTAA
- the cobA gene encoding uroporphyrinogen-III C-methyltransferase, translated as MQGFVYLVGAGPGDYKLITVKALECIGKADTIVYDRLADDRLLSAARTDAELIYVGKASSDHTMRQEDINRLLVDKAKEGKTVVRLKGGDPFVFGRGGEEALALVASGVPFEVVPGITSAIAVPAYAGIPVTHRGIATSFAVVTGHEDPTKPESTIRWDKLATGADTLVFLMGVENLPQITAKLIENGRPADTPAAVIRWGTKPEQRVLTTTLGQAAADVAAAGLTPPAIFLVGHVATLRDKLAWFDNKPLFGKKVLVTRAREQASQLTSRLEELGARVVEAPAIKIVPPESYEPLDRAIAELATYHWLIFTSVNGVDAFFARLDAAGLDSRVLAGVKIAAIGAVTADRLQAHGIRADIVPVQFVAEGVVSALAGEIAPGMRVLIPRALVARDVLPEKLTEMGAQVEVVPAYRTVTGDTDGAALAEQLAAGEIDLITFTSSSTVTNLLSLLGREGAALAGKAKIACIGPITAATCVEQGLTPAIIAKEYTISGLIESILQYYRGEYHD; from the coding sequence ATGCAAGGTTTTGTATATTTAGTAGGCGCCGGTCCGGGCGATTATAAACTGATTACCGTGAAGGCCCTGGAGTGTATTGGGAAGGCCGACACCATTGTCTATGACCGGCTGGCTGACGACCGGCTGCTGAGCGCTGCCCGGACGGACGCGGAACTGATTTATGTGGGCAAGGCGTCAAGCGATCACACCATGCGCCAGGAAGACATTAACCGGCTGTTGGTTGACAAAGCGAAGGAAGGGAAAACCGTAGTACGCCTTAAGGGCGGCGACCCCTTTGTGTTCGGCCGCGGCGGCGAAGAAGCGCTGGCGCTGGTAGCAAGCGGTGTGCCCTTTGAAGTAGTGCCTGGCATTACCTCGGCCATCGCCGTGCCGGCTTATGCCGGCATCCCGGTGACCCACCGCGGGATCGCCACCTCTTTTGCCGTTGTTACCGGCCACGAAGACCCGACCAAACCGGAGTCTACCATTCGCTGGGATAAATTGGCCACCGGCGCTGATACGCTTGTCTTTCTTATGGGGGTAGAAAACCTGCCCCAGATCACGGCGAAATTGATCGAAAACGGCCGGCCGGCCGATACCCCGGCCGCCGTCATCCGCTGGGGTACCAAGCCGGAGCAGCGTGTGCTAACCACCACGCTGGGCCAGGCGGCCGCCGACGTGGCTGCCGCTGGGCTAACGCCACCGGCTATTTTCCTGGTGGGGCATGTGGCCACGCTGCGGGACAAACTCGCCTGGTTTGACAATAAACCGCTCTTCGGGAAGAAAGTGCTCGTCACCCGAGCCCGGGAACAGGCCAGCCAGCTGACGTCCCGGCTGGAAGAACTTGGCGCCCGGGTGGTTGAGGCGCCCGCCATTAAGATCGTGCCGCCGGAGAGTTATGAGCCGCTGGACAGGGCCATTGCCGAGCTGGCTACATATCACTGGCTGATTTTTACGAGTGTCAATGGGGTGGACGCCTTCTTTGCCCGCCTGGATGCCGCCGGTCTGGACAGCCGCGTCCTGGCCGGGGTGAAAATAGCCGCCATCGGCGCTGTAACGGCCGACCGCTTGCAGGCTCACGGCATCCGGGCCGATATCGTGCCGGTCCAGTTTGTGGCCGAGGGAGTGGTCAGCGCTCTGGCCGGCGAAATTGCCCCCGGCATGCGCGTCCTTATCCCACGGGCCCTGGTCGCCCGCGACGTACTGCCGGAAAAACTGACCGAGATGGGGGCCCAGGTCGAGGTCGTGCCCGCCTACCGTACCGTCACCGGTGATACGGACGGCGCGGCCCTGGCGGAGCAGCTGGCAGCCGGGGAAATCGACCTTATTACGTTTACCAGTTCGTCTACGGTCACTAATCTGCTCAGCCTCTTGGGCCGGGAGGGAGCGGCGCTGGCCGGCAAGGCCAAAATTGCCTGCATCGGCCCCATTACTGCCGCTACCTGCGTCGAGCAAGGCCTGACGCCCGCCATCATTGCCAAAGAGTATACGATTTCCGGGCTGATCGAAAGCATTCTCCAGTATTACAGGGGGGAGTACCATGACTAA